In Nerophis ophidion isolate RoL-2023_Sa linkage group LG15, RoL_Noph_v1.0, whole genome shotgun sequence, the sequence GCACAAATGCACATGTCCTTGTCAGAGAGCATAGAGAGGTTGATAGTCCTTCACAGATCCCAAAAGATGGTCAAAGACTTTTTGTAACATCCGCGGCCTCAGAGAAATCCTTGATCCGAACCCTTGCCGATACACGGCAGATGCTTCTCAGCGGCCATGCAGCTGACGTGCAGGCGTTGTGTTACACATCAGCTTGTGGGAGGAGTCACAGAAAGCACAAGTACAGGAAGGCGATCCTCACATCATCCCTGTTGGATTTGCAGCATCAGCTGGCTGCGGTAAAAGCAGAGGTGGAGTGTACAAAGTCAAACAGGGAGGTGGTGTTTGTGTTTAGCGGAAACGGTGTTGCTTTCAGGGGTATGTGCAAAGAGCTTTTTCTGAGAGTTCCTGTCTTCCAAGACAAGGTGAGAGAAGTGGAGATTCTGTTGCAGAAACACAATAATGTCAGAATCAGTCAATGGTTTACTAGTCAGAGTGACACTGACAATCTAAGCCAGCCAGATGTTGTCCAACCTCTACTTTTCGCTGCTCAAGTCGCCATTACCTCCCTTCTGAAGCACTGGGGTGTCCAACCTGACATGGTGCTCGGACACTCCCTAGGAGAGGTTGCTGCGGCTCACTGCTCAGGCCTCTTATCTCTGGAGGATGCAGTCAATGTGGTTTACCAGCGCAGTAGCCTTCAAAGTAGGGTCACTGTCGGAAAGATGCTTGTCGTCAGCAATATTGCAGTGGAAAAGGTGTTAAGCATCATTACAAACTTCTCCGGGGGTGTTTGCGTGGCTGCCTTCAACAGCCCGTTGTCTTGCACTTTGTCAGGGGATGCAGATGTTGTTTCTGTCCTCTATGAGAAGCTGAAGGTGATGTACACAAATGAGAATATATTTCTTCATTTCTTAGACGTTCCAGCAGCTTACCACAGTCATTTAATGGATCCTATACTTGAAGACGTTCAAAGAAATTTAGATTATTTGGTCATTAACAAGCTGGGGTGCAAACTGTTTTCCACTGTGACAGGGCATGAGTGTGGGCATGGCGACTTTGCAACAGGTACCTACTGGGCAAAAAACATCAGGGAACCAGTTCTGTTTGAACAAACCCTGCGTGCAGTCGCTATGCATAAACTATCAGGAAGGAACATGGTCTTTGTGGAGATTGGACCCCGCAAGGCTCTCCAAAGGAACATACTGGAGACTCTAGGGTATGACTCTATTGTTCTGTCCTCTGTTGAACCACTAAGAGAATACGAAACCATCTTGTCCACTGTGGGGAAACTATTCGAGCTGGGCGTCAACGTGCACTGGCAGGAGATCTACAGTGGTTGTGAAACACCACTTACAGTTTTCCCggtgtatcactttgataacgTAAAGAAAGAACTGTATTTTGAGGATGTCAGAAATGGAAGGGAATCTCCTTCCTGTTCCCCACATTTGCTTGAATCCCAAATAGCacagaatgacaaatacaaattcAGCCTCTCTGTGGAAACGGCGGCATATCTGTGGGAGCACAAATTCAATGGCGTCGCTGTTGTACCCGGCGCTTTCTTCGTAGCGCTGGCATTCACCTCGTTGATGGCACATTTGAAGCCAAAGAAGCCTGTCTCCTTTGTGCAGATCAGTATGACATTTCTCAAGCTGCTTCACGCTGACAATCACCAACTAATAGTAACACTTGCAGAAAATGAGTTTAAAATTCGTTCCCCTGCCGCCACCCATGCTTTAGGTACTTTCAGGTGCACTGAGCATCCAGCTTTCATAGAGGAACCCAGCATTCATCCAGAGAGGATCTTAAAAAGGTGTACTTTGGTTGTAAAGACAAATCAGATATACTCCATTCTTTCTAGAGCGGGTTTGGACTATGGCTCTGTGTTCAAACACCTCCACAATGTGTATTTTGGAGATGAATTCAAAGAGGCCATGACAAGAATTAAAGTACCCCAAGACCTCCTCAAGCATATTCACGACTATTTCCTACACCCTGTGCTCTTGGACTACTTCATGCAAATGACTGCAGTGGTCGCCATGAGGTCTCTCACAGCCAAGCAAGGACTCCCCTCTGCCATTGGCAGTGTTGTCATTTCAGCACCAGCGCAAGAGGACATGTTCATTTACATGCGGGCAACTCGGGAGACTCAAAACTTCCTTGAAGTGTGCGGTTGCTTTGCGGGCAAAGGCGGAGAAGTACTTGTGGAACTTAAAGAGGTCAGGATCACGTTCATTGGCAATTGCTCACCTGTTCTACGGTCAGTGTTCTTCCACAATGAAATGATTCCAATCCCCGTTGAGAGGAGTTGTGATTGGAAGATAAGGGCGTTAGTTTTTGCAGACAAGCTGGGCATTGCTGAAGCACTTATGCCATATTTGCATCCAGAGTCCCTCACAGTGGATGACAGAGAAGACTCAAGCCAACTAAGAGATGCAGTTCTACATTCACTTGACACCAACTTGAGGGATTTTCTCTTCATTTGGGCCGCAGATGATCTTAGTAACTTATCATCTGATAGGACTCTGGAGCGCCTGGTGTCTTGCTGCGAGTTATTCCGGCAGGTTGTTCTAACCTTGAAAGAGGGTGGTCATTCTTGCATGGTCCGTGTTATTACCTACAGGTCCTCAGAGAAAATGGTGGACTGCGTAAGTGCTGGTTTTGTGCTCGCCGGCATGACAAGAGCTTGTGCAGCAGAAATACCCGCCATCTCGTTTCAGGTGATTGATTTGACATCTCTGACCAGAGAGGACATTGAATGTCTAGTCGGCGTAATTAATGTCTGTAAACAACAAGAACTCATTGTTGGTCAAGGGAAGGTGTCCACAATGAAGATAAATTGTACTCCCACGGCGAACAAAGTGTCTTTAAAGTGCGACAGACGCTCAGTGAAAGATTTTGTCCTCCAGACATGTCATCCGTACAGACTGGAAGGTTTGACGGCCACCCCTCATGACATGAGTAACAACCCCATCCCTCGGGGATCCATTGAAGTTCAGATCACCAATGTTTGTGTGCATTCATCTGATTACTTCCCTGTCACCTTTTCACAGCTGTATTTTGGAGAGACGCTGTACTGGAACAACCGTGCTGCACACCACCATCACACACTTCTAGCTCTTGATTTTAGCGGCGTAGTGACAGCTGTCGGGAAGGACGCAGGCGGCATAAAAGTAGGAGACCGTGTTGCATCATGTTATCCGACTTTGGCAACGACAAGGGTTGTTGTTCCTGAATCTCTGTGTTATGACATCAAAACACTCCCTTTTCTGGAGGAAACTCCAATCGTGTCTTTCTTCATCCTGGCGAGGGAGATCCTGCAGAGAGCTTTTCCCGCTTTGAaagcacaaaaacaaaataaaatgtcaatcaTCACGCCAAATTTAGCCTCTGTTTTCCTGAAAGTTTTAGCATTGACTGCAAACCGATCAGGCTGGAATGTGTCCTGTTTGCCACATTTGACAAGGGAAGCTTCTGATCCATGCCAAGCTTTTGTGTTCTTGCCTCCCGTTGACAAATACTGGCAGGAACTACAAGACGATGACGGCCATGAGAGACATATAGTCTTGGTGAATGACACTCACATGTTGTCGTCACGTTGGGGTGCTTTTAAGAGCAACCATGTGCACATACTGGATGTGACTTCTGTCCTTCAAAGAGCTTACCTGAATGTGCAAGGCAGTGCTATCTTTAGGTGGCTCACATCTCTTGGCTTTGATAGAGCATCCCTGCCTGTTAAAAGCGAGACATTTCAAACGTCACGCACAGCAGCAGCTCAGAATGATGACTCCTACTTTGCCACAAAGACTGTGTGCCAAGTGGTTTTAGAGCACTCCTCCCCGGTGTCTGACATCCCTCTGGTGGCCAGGCCCAGACAACTCTTCAAAAACCGCCACGTTTACATAGTGACGGGAGGTCTCACCGGTTTAGGCCTTGAGACAGTGAAGTTCATTGCCAGCAACGGCGGAGGTTATATAGTGACGTTGTCCAGACGCATGCCGACCCATGAAACACAATCTGAACTGGATCTCATTCAAGGAAGGTATGGTGTCATCATCATGAATGTCCAGTGTGACGTCTCTGTGCAGCAGCAAGTAGTGGACGCCATCTCCAAGATTGAAGGACGATTCAGTTCTTGTCCCATTAAAGGTGTGTTTCACAGTGCTGTGGTGCTTCACGATGCGCTCATTGACACCCTCAATGAGGCGCTCCTGCTGAAGGTGCTGAAGCCCAAAGTAAGCGGCGCCCTAAATCTTCACCGTGCAACACTGACAAAGAAACTTGACTTCTTTGTGTGCTACTCCTCCATCTCTTCAGTTCTGGGCAATGAGGCCCAGTCAAACTACGCAGCAGCAAATTCATTCCTTGACGCTTTCTGTCATTACCGCAGAAACCTCGGCCTGGCTGGACAGTCCATCAACTGGGGGCCTTTCAACCTCGGCCTTCTGCTCAACAAAGATCACCTCCAAAATCTCCTGAAGGCGAAAGGATTGATGGTCATGGATGCGTGCGAGTTTCCCGAAACTCTCGCAGAGGTTTTACTCACGAACAGACCCCAACAGCTCATTTGCAAGTTCAACTTTaaaagcatttgttcacaaaacaaCTCACTGAAAGAACGACTGTGTACCTTAGTGGAGGACGAGCTGGGACTTCTACAGACGTCTTCCCCGCATGGAAACGTGAGACGTATCGTCAGTGATGTAAGCAATTTTGGGGAGGACGAGCTGGATGACGACGTCACTTTGGGAGATCTGGGAATCGACTCCATGTTGGCCATGACGCTGCAGAGTAAGATATACAAGGAGATGGGCATTAACGTACCTTTAGTTAGGATACTGGAGCCAAACACTACAGTGGCTACTTTGGAAAGACTTGTGATGAACAATTAATATTAAATGAAGATTCAGAACATACCAACACCTTCAGACTGTTGTTTGTATGAAAAATGTCTGGCATGTGCAATAAAAACAAGGACAATGTTTCCATGGCTACAATTAGACATTTATTTGTCACAGAATAATAAAGTGTTTTCATGTCAACACTtagtttgtcacttcatttattgAAACAACTAAAAGttttacaaacaaaaacataatacaTAACTGTACAATGAGTGTGTATATTAATCAACATGTTTTTAAGTCCATGGTCAGTGTCCTTTGTTTGATTGTACCATAAAGCTGGTAATCATCATCAGTGGTGATAAATTTTTCCATGACTGTTATCTCAACAGAACCATGAGATCTTGAAATAATCAGGACTGCAGAGAGAAttgatatttaaaaatataatttttaaactGGCTTTTACTGATCCAATCAATCTTTTTagattcctattttttttattttatatctaATGCCAATACTACTAATACTGTACTATTATtcttaccatatatatatatatatatatatatatatatatatatatatatatatatatatatatatatatacacacatatacacacacacatatatatatacatgtacacacacatacatatatatatatatatacatacacatatatacacacatatgtatacacatacatacacatatatacacacatatgtatacacatacatacatacatatatatgtacatatatacatatatatatacatacatatatatatatacatacatatatatacatatatacatacatatatgtatatacatatatatacatatatatacatacatacatatatatacacatatatatacacataaatatatatatacatacatacatatatatatatatatacgtacatatatatatatacatatatatatacatatatatatatatatatatatacatacatatatatgtatacatatatatttatcaggggtgtgggaaaaaatttatTCGAATACGGATCAAATCGTTtgcgttgtgtgattcagaatcgattctcatttttaaaaaatcaatttttttgtaattttttttttttattattattttttaatcaatccaacaaaccactacacagcaataccataacaatgcaatccaattcccaaatcaaacctgacccagcaacactcagaactgcaataaacagagcaattgagaggagacacaaacacgacagaacaaaccaaaagtaatgaaacaaaaatgaatattatcaaaaacagtatcaatattagttataatttcagcacagcagtgattaaaaatccctcactgacattatcattagacatttataaaaacaataaaaaagaacaatagtgtcacagtggcttacacttgcatcgcatctcataagcttgacaacccactgtgtccaatgttttcacaaagataaaataagtcatatttttggttcatttaatagttaaaacaaatttacattattgcaatcagttgataaaacattgttctttacaattataaaagataaaaaaaaaaaaaatctactactctgctagcatgtcagcagagtggggtagatcctgctgaaatcctatgtattgaaggaatacagaatcgttttgaatcggaaaaatatagtttttgaattgagaatcgaatcgaaaaaaatcgatatgttatcgaatcgtgaccccaagaatcgatattgaatcgaatcgtgggacacccaaagattcacagccctaatatatatatatatatatatatatatatatatatatatatatatatatatatataaataaaataaaatgtaaatttaTAGGTATTCTCCAGTATGGACATTCAAAGGTGGTGTTTTCCTCAGTTCTCAATACTTTATTGTCAATAtttctgtgtgtgcgtgcatgtgtgtgttgtgtttaaaGCCCTCGTGTTGAAACTTGCCCAAGTATGAAAAGTAGTATATTAACaaagtttttatttaatttgacatAAACAACATCAGTCAGCACACACTTAAAAACATTTTCTACATAACAGTGATCAGTCTTAGAATTTGGTAGAAAAATTGCTCCCGTCAGTTGAAAGTTGATCTTCAGTTCCGTCTCCATCCCCCTCGCTCAAGATGACCATCACTGTCGACAGCGTGGCGTTAGGGTCCAACAGTTTCACCAAAGGCACATTGATACCACGGTCCTGATAGATGAGGTTTTGCAGCGTCATGGCCTGCATGGAATCGATGCCGAGTGACGAGAGAGGAGTGTCGTCTTTCACTGCGTCCACCTCCAAGCCTATGGTTTTTACAAGCAGTGAAACGAGGTAATCCCTTGCTGGGACTTCCACAGTGTTTCTATTTTCCGTGTCCAACTCTCTAGACTTTTGAAAAGCTTGCTCCACCAGTGCGGAGAGCCGCATAGTCAAAGCGGCGTTCTGAGAGAGCACATTGAAGCGGATGTTTCTGAAGTGAAAGCGGCACACTGCCTGTTGGGGTCGATTGAGGAGCAAGCACTGCTCCAGGCTTTTGTGGATCTCGGGAACCTCCAGCACCATCATGCCCTTGGCCTCCAGGAACCGATGGAAGAACTCCTTGTTCAGCAGTAAACCGACGTCCAGAGCTCCCCAGTTGATGGACTGTCCAGACAGTCCCAGTTTACGCCTATACTGACAGAACAAGTCCAGAAATGTATTTGCTGCCGCGTAGTTTGTTTGTGACGCATTTCCCAGAAAAGCTGATATGGAGGAGTAACAAACAAAGTAATCTAACTGGCAGCTCAGTGTTGCATGGTGCAAGTTAAGCACACCATTCACTTTGGGCTTGAAAACTCTCTCATAGAGGGATCTATCAAGGGCTTCAATTAGCCCATCATGCAAGACCACCGCACTATGAAACACTCCTTTGATAGGATAACCCTTGAACTTTAAATGGATGTCACTCACTACTTTGAGCACTTGCCCAGACACTGATATGTCGCACTCCATGCTGACGATACTGTTGCCGCACTGCTTCTCAACATTGTAGATCTCTTGCTGCACCTCCGCCGAGGGCTTACTCCTGGAAAGGATGACGATGAACTCGCCTCCCCTTTGCGAGATAAACTTGACTGTTTCAAAGCCCAGCCCGGTCAGACCGCCTGCTACGATGTACACCGCTTTCCTTCGGAAAATCTGCTTTTTTGTGGGCAGCAGCGGAATGTCTGACGTTGATGAGGGGGAGCCTTTTTCTAGAGCCACAACAGCCAGGTTCTTTGCACTGAAGTAGGACTGTGAATAAAGGTTGTGGATTTTCTCAGATGTGACATTCTGAAAGGTAAAACTTGCTAACCTAATTTTTTTAGTCAGGTTTAAAGACTTGAGCAAGTGATAAACACGCAGCCTTCGAGCACTTAGTGATCCTTTTTGTAGGATAACCGGTAGGTTAATTGTTTGCACATGGACACTTTCTTGGAAACTCTGGAGCACATCTTGGGTCACCAAAAGCTGTGTTTGGTATTCACGAACAAGGACAACATTCTGGACACCAGGAAAGTTGCATACTTTAATCATCAAGGATTCATCATATGGAGGCAGGACTATGACTGCACCCATGTCATTGGCGTCTATAAAGGAGCCGTTGCACTGTGGTCCAACAATAACGGTCCATCCTAACTTCTGAGAAACAAGTGCCAAAACTTTCACCAAAACAGAATCAGGAACTAAAGACACAATGCCCAGATTTTGCCTGGCTCTCGGCAAGAGTCGATACAGTATCTCCCATGCCAGCACAAAGTAGGACAGACAGGGTGTTGATTGAAGGAAGGGGAGGCGTTTGGTGCTGTAACAAACCTCCTGTGGAATCCTCACCCTACTGGCTGCCACCACAGGGTAACAAGAAGCCACAGAATCGCCCACTTTTAATTTCTTAACCTCTTTTCCGACCCCTGTAATGATGCCACTGAAATCTAGCATGAGTAGCTTATGGTTCTGTAAGGAGTGTGTGTTCCAGTACAACGTCTGGCCAAAGTTCAAATGTGAGGTGCTCACAGGAAAGTAATCAGACGAGTGGACGCATACTTTGGTGGGCTGAATTTCAACAGAAGTATCACCTATTTGTCCGGCTTCAGTGTCAAATTGAACAGCAGTTAGCCGGCTTATTTTAAAAGCGTCAACAGTCTGAAGGACGCAAGGTTCAGACGTGCTGGAGGTGAAACTCCCTTCAGAGTTTTCAGTTAATTCAGGAGGGGTACGCTCGATGGAAGGTTTGAGAATGACCCCGTCTTTCACTACCAGTTCTGGATACTTGCTACAAGGATAAGCTCGTAGGACGTCAGAGAGGGCTGCAATGTCCTTAGCAGAGACAGAGCTTATGTCAACCAATTGGAATGAAAGTTCTGGTATTTCTGCAGCAAACGAACGAGTCATACCGACAATGGCAAAGCCTGGATTGACATGATCGACTGTGAGCTCAGATGAACAGTATGTAATTGCTCGGATGGAGTTTGGAAAGCGAATTCGCTTGAGCTCTAGGATAACTTGTCTAAACATTTCGCAGCAGTTGGTCAGATTCTCCAGGATGACATCAGGCGTAAGTGAGTTAAGGTTCTCTTTGCCCCACAGGAACAAGACCTCATCAAAGTTGTCCTCAATGTTTGTGATATTGAGGTTTGACAACAGAGTCGGAAAGTCACTGCTCAAGAGGTCTTTAGCATTTGAGAAGGAGATGTAGCGAGATCTGGAATCCAAGTTTGGCTGTAGGCATTTTGAGATACCCATGCTGTCAGAGAAGACCAACGCTCTCGGAGGTGGATCATTTGAGAGCCCCTCGGAAATTACGCTATAGTGGTTATGATAGAAGTACTCCTCAACCACATGAGAACGACTGCCAAGGTATTTGATTAACACATCCTTCACCTCAACCAAGACGCTGCCATCTCTATCTGCAAAGCACCCACAGACCTCAAAGTGGTCCGCACCGACGTCGGTAGCCCTCAAGTAGACAATCATCTCATCTTGCAAGGGCTCTGACACTGTCAAACTTCCGATTTTGGCAGGGAAACCCGGTCTACCGGCAAAAATGTGCTCTACTGTGACCGGGAGAAGCTGCATGAGGAAGTCCAGCACAACGGGATGAACACAGTAGTCGTGCAGCTGAGGAAGCAGTTCCTGTTGAACTGTGACAACAGCATAGGCCTCTTTCAAATCTTCCCCATAGTGAACATTGGCTTTGTTCTGAAAGACATCTCCATACTGAAAGCCACCCTGGGAGAGATAGCCATAAAATTCCTGATAGGTCACAACAGATGTGCATCTTTTGTAGATGCTATTGAGGTCAATGCGCTGCTCTTCCACTGGTCGCTCTTTCTTCACTACCACTGTGCCTGATGCGTATGTGGCTGAGGATGAGAACACAGTGAAGCTGGTATTGTTCTCTTTTTGCTCTAGTTGCACTTTCATCTCCGGAGGATTTGGGGTAAGAATAAATGGGCTGTGAAAATTGACACTAAGCTGCAGTGTATTGAGGGGAACTTTTGGTTTGGCACAGGCCATGAATGCAGCTAAGCCCAGCTCGGCATAGAAGGACCCGGGGATGATGGGTactttgttgtgtttgtgttcttTCAGGTAGAAGACAGAATCAGACATCACGTCACAAAGTAATGTGTTCTTTTCACTTCCTGTGGCGCAGAGCAAAGGGTGAGTACTCACTGTGTTTTTCTGAGCACCTTTAATGATCACATCCCTGTCCGAGCAATCAAATTGGTATTGTGGGAAGGGAAGCGGCACTGTCTCAAATCCCGCATAAAAGGTGTTCCAGTTTACCTGGACACCGAGTTCAAAGAGCTTAGAAACAACGGACAGGAGTGTCTCGTGGTCTTTGTCTGGCTGCAGCGAGGCAACGACAGCTATGTCGTTCCCCAGAGTTTCCATGATGTTCCTCTGAAGAGCTCTCCTTGGACCCACTTCTACAAAGACTAAACTTTTCTGGCCTCCACTTGCTGATCTGACTGCCTGCTCGAAGGCAACTGGCTCACGAATATTCCTCGCCCAGTAATCACCTGAGCAGAAATCCCCCTGCTGTGCCTCTTTACCTGTCACGGTTGAGAACAGCTGCGTGCTAAGCTCATTCTCCTCTAAAGAACCGATTGCCTCCCTGATTTCTGGCAGAATTGGATTCATCATGTGACTGTGATAAGCAGCAGAGACCTCTAGCACCCGTATGAAGAGGTTCTTACTTTTAGCTGAACTGCTTAGCTCTTCCTGGAGGTTTTCTATTGCATCTGCATCCCCAGACAAGGTGCAAGACTGCGGGCTGTTGAAAGCAGCGAGACAAATTCTTCCAGAGTAACGCGGTAGAAGAGCTGTGACTTCTGACACGGCCATATTGCTGATCACCAGCATCTTCCCCCCAGTTGCTTTGGTCTGGAGAACGCTGCGGAAGTAAATGACTTTTAGGGCGTCCTCAAGAGACAGGAGGCCGGAGCAGTGAGCCGCCGAGACCTCACCCACCGAGTGTCCCAGCATGGCATCAGCTTTGACACCCCAGCACTTGAGCAGAGTGGCGACGCCCACTTGTATTGCAAAAAGAAGAGGCTGGACCACGTGTGGAGCGTTGTAGTCCCTGTGCTCATGCTCACTTTCAAGCGTGTCCAGGATGTTCAGCACGCTCAGCCTTTGGTAAGCCTCTGAAATTTGCTTGATCGTATCTCTGAACACTGGCTCGTGTCGGAGCAGCTGCTTGCCCATGCCGTGATAAGTGACGCCGTTGCCGCAAAACACGAAAACTAACTTGGGATCTGGGAGGGCTGGGCTTGTATTTCGGCTGACAGCGGCATGGAGCTTCTCCCTAAGGTCAACTACAGATGATACCATTAAGGCACTTCTGTATTTGTGCTTGAGGTGGCTCCTCCTGCAAGCCGCAGTGTACAACAGACAGTCCAGATCCACTTTGTTCTCCAGATGTGTGATGGTGTTTTCTAGCGTGAGCATTAGAGACTTTGGTGAATTTGCTGACATGACAAAATATTTTACCTGCCTGCCATCATTCTTTTTGATTGAATGCGACCACATGTGCTGTCTGACAATAGCATGAGCGTTGGTACCCCCAAAGCCAAAATTATTCACTCCCGCAACCCGTGCACCTGTTGCTTCCCACTTTTCCACCTCTTTGGGGACGTGTATGTTTAAAGCTCGGGAATCTATGCTGGCCGTGTCCTCACAGAAGAACAAAGAAGGAACAATGGTCTCATGCTTCATCATGAGGAGAACCTTGATGACTCCGGCCACACCGGCGGCAGATTCTGTATGTCCAATATTGCTTTTCACCGAGCCGATTCGGAGAATCGCTGAACCGGGAGCTTTGGCTTTGGCAATGACGTTTGATATGCTTGCTGCCTCTGTTGGATCGCCAACTGGAGTTCCGGTCCCGTGAGCCTCAATGTAGTGGACGTTGGTGATGTCGCCCTCAGAATAGGTTCTCCGCAGCAGCTCTTCCTGTTGACTCAGGGACGGTTTGGTGATAGGCGACACCGAATGGCCATCTTGATTGACAGCAGTCTTGCTGATGATGCCCCAGATGTGATTGTGATCTTGCAGAGCCTGTAACGATGCAGCAGGAACAAAATCAGGCTAAAGTCAAAAGTGGTCTAATCCTGTAACTGTCACTGCACGCAGTCAAACCATCTGATATGCAGactttttttgctttgtttggGAATGTGGAGGAACAGAGGTCGTGTCACCTTTGTCAGCGGTTTTAGGAGAACGACACCGCATCCCTCGCCTCTTCCG encodes:
- the LOC133569359 gene encoding uncharacterized protein LOC133569359 isoform X2; amino-acid sequence: MDPQQKQLLQCVYRALENAGIPMEKASGTRTGVFFGLMNRDYETNAAHMHPRVINHWTGTGLAMSIAANRVSYIFNFTGPSMSIDCACSSSLVALHLACQAIKQGDCDMAVCGGVNCIFEPRVFVALSKAKMISPDGTSKPFSNKADGYGRGEGCGVVLLKPLTKALQDHNHIWGIISKTAVNQDGHSVSPITKPSLSQQEELLRRTYSEGDITNVHYIEAHGTGTPVGDPTEAASISNVIAKAKAPGSAILRIGSVKSNIGHTESAAGVAGVIKVLLMMKHETIVPSLFFCEDTASIDSRALNIHVPKEVEKWEATGARVAGVNNFGFGGTNAHAIVRQHMWSHSIKKNDGRQVKYFVMSANSPKSLMLTLENTITHLENKVDLDCLLYTAACRRSHLKHKYRSALMVSSVVDLREKLHAAVSRNTSPALPDPKLVFVFCGNGVTYHGMGKQLLRHEPVFRDTIKQISEAYQRLSVLNILDTLESEHEHRDYNAPHVVQPLLFAIQVGVATLLKCWGVKADAMLGHSVGEVSAAHCSGLLSLEDALKVIYFRSVLQTKATGGKMLVISNMAVSEVTALLPRYSGRICLAAFNSPQSCTLSGDADAIENLQEELSSSAKSKNLFIRVLEVSAAYHSHMMNPILPEIREAIGSLEENELSTQLFSTVTGKEAQQGDFCSGDYWARNIREPVAFEQAVRSASGGQKSLVFVEVGPRRALQRNIMETLGNDIAVVASLQPDKDHETLLSVVSKLFELGVQVNWNTFYAGFETVPLPFPQYQFDCSDRDVIIKGAQKNTVSTHPLLCATGSEKNTLLCDVMSDSVFYLKEHKHNKVPIIPGSFYAELGLAAFMACAKPKVPLNTLQLSVNFHSPFILTPNPPEMKVQLEQKENNTSFTVFSSSATYASGTVVVKKERPVEEQRIDLNSIYKRCTSVVTYQEFYGYLSQGGFQYGDVFQNKANVHYGEDLKEAYAVVTVQQELLPQLHDYCVHPVVLDFLMQLLPVTVEHIFAGRPGFPAKIGSLTVSEPLQDEMIVYLRATDVGADHFEVCGCFADRDGSVLVEVKDVLIKYLGSRSHVVEEYFYHNHYSVISEGLSNDPPPRALVFSDSMGISKCLQPNLDSRSRYISFSNAKDLLSSDFPTLLSNLNITNIEDNFDEVLFLWGKENLNSLTPDVILENLTNCCEMFRQVILELKRIRFPNSIRAITYCSSELTVDHVNPGFAIVGMTRSFAAEIPELSFQLVDISSVSAKDIAALSDVLRAYPCSKYPELVVKDGVILKPSIERTPPELTENSEGSFTSSTSEPCVLQTVDAFKISRLTAVQFDTEAGQIGDTSVEIQPTKVCVHSSDYFPVSTSHLNFGQTLYWNTHSLQNHKLLMLDFSGIITGVGKEVKKLKVGDSVASCYPVVAASRVRIPQEVCYSTKRLPFLQSTPCLSYFVLAWEILYRLLPRARQNLGIVSLVPDSVLVKVLALVSQKLGWTVIVGPQCNGSFIDANDMGAVIVLPPYDESLMIKVCNFPGVQNVVLVREYQTQLLVTQDVLQSFQESVHVQTINLPVILQKGSLSARRLRVYHLLKSLNLTKKIRLASFTFQNVTSEKIHNLYSQSYFSAKNLAVVALEKGSPSSTSDIPLLPTKKQIFRRKAVYIVAGGLTGLGFETVKFISQRGGEFIVILSRSKPSAEVQQEIYNVEKQCGNSIVSMECDISVSGQVLKVVSDIHLKFKGYPIKGVFHSAVVLHDGLIEALDRSLYERVFKPKVNGVLNLHHATLSCQLDYFVCYSSISAFLGNASQTNYAAANTFLDLFCQYRRKLGLSGQSINWGALDVGLLLNKEFFHRFLEAKGMMVLEVPEIHKSLEQCLLLNRPQQAVCRFHFRNIRFNVLSQNAALTMRLSALVEQAFQKSRELDTENRNTVEVPARDYLVSLLVKTIGLEVDAVKDDTPLSSLGIDSMQAMTLQNLIYQDRGINVPLVKLLDPNATLSTVMVILSEGDGDGTEDQLSTDGSNFSTKF